In Fusarium oxysporum Fo47 chromosome IX, complete sequence, the following proteins share a genomic window:
- a CDS encoding amino acid/polyamine transporter I yields the protein MSNTPEGRKDETGGEVPTEDTTDNVSDNVVLVLQRSFNQFHNFATTFAALYFIGGVRVTFSTGIAAGGNLAYWTSYSITCVFTFITAAVIAETCSSLPLAGSIYLWAAEAGGPRFGRLFGFVVAWWSTTAWTTFCASNTQAAVNYMLSEIVVFNTDFPSDSSSFKFRAVQWILTEIMLALACIWNLLPPRYFKWIFTLSTSVVILDFVLNLIWLPIATSKTLGFRTTHDAFMTTYNGTGAPAGWNWCLSYLATAGILIGFDASGHVAEETKNASVAAARGIFWSTVVSGIGGFAVIILFLFCVPDAQTLFSYGGPQPFVSVYAAILGEGGHIVMNIVCIMALWFNTAIAVLAASRLVFAVARDGVLPWSSWVSKVEAGQPRNAVLVVWGVSAIITCTILPSAVAFTSLVSAAGVPSAAAYGLICLARLTLTPKTFPKPAWSLGNLSKPFQFIAVFWNGWVVAILFSPYIFPVTAESLNYAPIIMAGTTILALLTWWFTPAEKWLPSQRIQQTLEADINAQRRNSEPKVL from the exons CTGCGCTTTATTTCATTGGTGGCGTCAGAGTTACCTTTTCAACTGGTATTGCCGCTGGTGGTAACTTGGCGTATTG GACGAGTTATAGCATCACATGTGTCTTCACCTTCATAACCGCTGCTGTCATAGCCGAGACTTGCTCCTCTTTGCCTTTGGCTGGTTCAATCTACCTCTGGGCAGCTGAGGCCGGTGGTCCTCGCTTTGGCCGACTCTTTGgttttgttgttgcttgGTGGTCGACCACTGCTTGGACTACCTTCTGTGCCAGCAACACCCAAGCTGCCGTCAATTACATGCTCTCAGAAATAGTTGTGTTTAACACAGACTTTCCTTCGGACTCGTCCAGCTTTAAATTCCGCGCCGTGCAATGGATCCTCACCGAAATTATGCTTGCCTTGGCCTGCATCTGGAatttgcttcctc cacgGTATTTCAAGTGGATCTTCACTCTATCAACAAGTGTTGTAATTCTTGACTTTGTCCTTAACCTCATTTGGCTCCCCATTGCAACAAGCAAGACTCTTGGCTTTCGAACGACGCACGATGCCTTCATGACAACCTATAACGGTACTGGGGCTCCGGCTGGATGGAACTGGTGCCTGTCTTACCTGGCTACTGCTGGAATCTTGATTGGCTTTGATGCATCAGGGCATGTAGCTGAAGAAACGAAGAATGCTTCGGTTGCAGCAGCCAGGGGCATCTTTTGGAGTACTGTCGTGAGCGGTATCGGTGGTTTTGCTGTCatcattctcttcttgttctgtGTA CCCGATGCTCAGACGCTCTTCTCTTACGGTGGCCCACAGCCTTTCGTCTCAGTGTATGCTGCAATCCTGGGAGAAGGTGGGCATATTGTGATGAATATTGTGTGTATAATGGCTTTGTGGTTT AACACAGCAATTGCTGTCCTCGCAGCTTCTCGTCTGGTATTCGCTGTGGCACGAGATGGAGTCCTCCCCTGGTCTTCCTGGGTTTCCAAGGTTGAAGCTGGGCAGCCTCGCAATGCTGTTCTAGTTGTTTGGGGAGTCTCTGCTATTATTACCTGCACTATACTCCCATCAGCTGTAGCTTTTACTTCCCTGGTATCTGCAGCTGGTGTGCCCTCAGCTGCTGCATACGGACTTATTTGCCTTGCTCGACTTACCCTGACACCCAAGACATTCCCCAAGCCAGCTTGGAGTCTAGGCAATCTTAGTAAACCTTTTCAGTTTATTGCAGTCTTTTGGAATGGCTGGGTAGTGGCTATCCTCTTTAGCCCCTATATCTTCCCTGTTACTGCAGAATCTCTCAATTACGCGCCTATTATTATGGCTGGTACAACGATCCTGGCTCTACTGACTTGGTGGTTTACGCCAGCCGAGAAGTGGCTGCCCAGCCAAAGGATACAGCAGACTTTGGAAGCCGACATTAATGCTCAAAGAAGGAATAGCGAGCCCAAGGTGTTGTAA
- a CDS encoding uncharacterized protein (expressed protein) — protein METVPKVIDKERGNKKWTRANAPKVRTARHLKCDEGKPGCRRCFKDSFQCGGYEQPRPCTQMRTKRRPKKPDPVYLASQGRLHERKISPMPALTTIQFADESIAALFHHARQHTLEDFLQTSDSIDFWFQFILPASYSVHAIRHALCALGGAHRFFLGSRVGVSHSSSIVHIEEEAIQNYNCAIAYIRPLMTKSSENTLQIVLACCIIFICIENLLGRPAESIRHLNAGRRLLTSLYHRQHNTAPEQPWTKRTLQQSDSIIRSISDILLSLRQSAAVYNAATVFPYWNHHQAVDLGDLTVPFDSLSKAIKLSNDIGYACTGFPNSFNRKIFHNTEPFDGGDILPSSMGFNLNNAGAAFPAAQSAYKTWNSKFEPLRKRKLKEQLSVSARYQLAKLSLTQAVWAALIKIDTFEDDFEKKDCEFILERAEELIKLDIARKIPIFVLDCDLVSALAAVLKSCNDAAIQRKTISMLRSLHRKDGLWDSQELADIFEASIDARNSGAISWDTQPLAIPELRRRLHCLRFLSR, from the exons ATGGAAACGGTTCCTAAAGTCATCGATaaagaaagaggaaacaaAAAATGGACAAGGGCCAATGCTCCTAAAGTCAGGACTG CCCGCCATCTCAAATGCGATGAGGGAAAGCCTGGATGTCGGCGATGTTTCAAAGATTCTTTCCAATGTGGAGGATACGAACAACCTAGACCGTGCACTCAAATGCGCACAAAGAGAAGGCCTAAAAAGCCTGATCCAGTCTACCTCGCATCGCAGGGAAGACTTCATGAGCGGAAGATCTCTCCAATGCCAGCCTTGACAACAATTCAATTTGCTGACGAATCAATCGCGGCCCTCTTTCATCATGCCAGACAACATACACTCGAGGATTTCCTCCAGACATCCGATTCAATCGACTTTTGGTTCCAATTTATCTTGCCGGCTTCGTATTCTGTTCATGCCATCAGACATGCCCTCTGCGCCCTAGGTGGAGCACATCGATTTTTTCTGGGAAGCCGCGTTGGAGTATCACACTCCTCATCTATTGTGCatatcgaggaagaagccatcCAAAATTACAACTGCGCCATTGCTTACATACGGCCGCTTATGACAAAAAGCTCGGAAAACACTCTACAGATTGTCCTTGCTTGCTGCATTATCTTCATTTGCATTGAGAACCTTCTTGGTCGTCCAGCCGAATCAATCCGTCACTTGAATGCGGGACGCCGTCTCCTTACATCTTTATATCATCGACAACACAACACTGCACCCGAACAGCCCTGGACCAAAAGGACTCTGCAACAAAGCGACAGTATTATAAGGAGTATATCGGACATCTTACTCTCACTACGACAATCTGCGGCTGTGTACAATGCCGCCACCGTTTTCCCGTACTGGaaccatcatcaagctgTTGACCTTGGAGATCTGACTGTGCCTTTTGACAGCTTGTCGAAAGCGATTAAACTCTCAAACGATATTGGATATGCATGCACTGGATTTCCCAACTCATTCAACAGGAAAATATTCCACAATACCGAGCCATTTGATGGTGGAGATATCCTGCCTTCCTCCATGGGTTTTAACTTGAACAATGCAGGCGCGGCGTTTCCCGCGGCTCAGTCAGCGTATAAAACATGGAACTCCAAGTTTGAGCCTTTGAGGAAAAGAAAACTTAAGGAACAGCTTTCAGTCTCTGCTCGCTATCAACTGGCAAAGCTCTCTCTAACCCAGGCCGTCTGGGCTGCTCTCATCAAGATAGACACTTTTGAAGATGACTTTGAAAAGAAAGACTGTGAGTTTATCCTGGAACGAGCTGAGGAATTGATAAAGCTGGATATAGCCCGGAAGATACCTATCTTTGTCCTGGATTGCGATTTAGTATCTGCCTTGGCGGCCGTCCTAAAGTCTTGTAACGACGCTGCCATTCAACGCAAGACGATATCTATGCTTCGATCTTTGCACCGGAAAGATGGTCTCTGGGATAGTCAAGAGCTTGCAGACATTTTCGAGGCTAGTATTGATGCTAGAAACAGTGGTGCAATCAGCTGGGACACGCAACCACTAGCTATTCCAGAACTAAGGAGGAGGCTGCATTGCTTGCGCTTTTTATCAAGGTGA
- a CDS encoding tryptophan synthase beta subunit-like PLP-dependent enzyme → MDVETHFINSKGGDQWMVNEGNKIITSSMEARQAELEAEGHRAIIVCAGGAHPLAFVAHALTFVEMLEQSKNAGVELDYIYHTAGTGTALPGMLAGKLLTRSPVKIRSITINAYGDKAGDVSFIGIQTIVDRVKGIFERLEVLPPSDDVIRAEINLDQGFIGEDYGVPSTESISAIQELARAEGVFLGPVYTGKGFAGLLHHVRSGKVPMGSNVAFLHTGDAANLFESSAVVGEIVDGIKSD, encoded by the coding sequence ATGGACGTCGAAACCCACTTTATTAATTCCAAGGGTGGAGATCAGTGGATGGTAAATGAGGGCAATAAGATTATCACCTCTTCTATGGAAGCTCGTCAAGCGGAATTGGAGGCCGAGGGTCACCGAGCTATCATTGTTTGCGCAGGAGGCGCCCATCCACTAGCCTTTGTCGCTCACGCTCTGACCTTCGTGGAGATGTTGGAGCAGTCCAAGAACGCGGGAGTCGAACTGGACTATATCTATCATACGGCGGGTACTGGCACAGCACTACCGGGTATGCTTGCTGGCAAGCTTCTCACAAGGTCACCGGTCAAGATCCGCTCTATAACCATCAATGCCTATGGAGATAAAGCTGGTGATGTCTCCTTCATTGGCATTCAGACCATAGTCGATCGAGTCAAGGGCATCTTCGAACGTCTAGAAGTCTTGCCACCTTCCGACGATGTAATTCGTGCAGAGATCAACCTCGACCAGGGCTTCATTGGTGAAGATTATGGCGTTCCTAGCACTGAAAGCATTTCAGCTATCCAGGAACTTGCACGAGCCGAAGGCGTCTTCCTTGGGCCTGTTTATACCGGTAAAGGTTTCGCAGgtctgcttcatcatgttCGAAGTGGCAAGGTTCCAATGGGGTCTAATGTGGCATTCCTTCACACTGGAGACGCTGCTAATCTTTTTGAATCATCTGCAGTAGTCGGCGAGATAGTAGATGGTATCAAAAGCGACTAG
- a CDS encoding glycosyl hydrolase yields the protein MPNLSILLTFAWWITCCSSSEPRLRLAVYVNPILPGWHSDPSCVHVKESFFCVTSTFMTFPGLPVYTSRDLVTWNLASHVWNRESQLPGLSWRTPGQTNGMYAATIRHHEGVYYVVCAYLGLSDKPMGVLFNTTNPLRSSQWSDPIILDLSEIDPDLFWDDDGKTYLTTAGITLQEINLETGQLGEASNIWNGTSNEWPEGPHIYKKDGWYYLLIAEGGTSQKHAVSISRSKEIKGPYTAYERNPILTNRDTTEYFQSVGHADLFKDSNGNWWGLCLAIRSGPSYEYMPMGREAVLFNVTWNTEEWPKLEPIRGRMPPAPLPRLGSPASNKGPNVSGNDRFDFTKVTKIPSSFVHYRVPPQNAFLLSNRGLKVRPSRANLTGDSLSTEAELTGQNGLSLVGRRQSHTLFNFSIGIDFWPRLIGQESGLTVFRTQLEHIDLSLVRVPTTRTINSFSNVVFRLSGVSPSRNITTHLTPVPKGWEKTTIRLEVSSPDDSKYVFTARSMAALGPRVVIGTVTTSAVSGRGGSGFFVGSILGAFSSCNGAGFGKECPQGGDLLIKTWVYTGVGQKISSVEIIPMSGPTSY from the coding sequence ATGCCCAATCTCTCGATCTTGCTCACATTTGCTTGGTGGATCACTTGCTGTAGTTCTAGTGAGCCGCGTCTTCGGCTGGCGGTCTATGTGAACCCGATCCTTCCTGGGTGGCATTCAGATCCCTCATGCGTTCATGTGAAAGAAAGTTTCTTTTGCGTAACGTCAACATTCATGACCTTTCCTGGTCTTCCAGTTTATACCTCGCGGGATTTGGTAACTTGGAACCTTGCCAGCCATGTTTGGAATCGCGAATCTCAACTTCCTGGCCTCAGCTGGAGAACACCAGGCCAGACAAATGGAATGTATGCCGCTACCATCCGTCACCACGAGGGCGTCTACTATGTGGTTTGCGCCTACCTTGGGTTGTCAGATAAGCCCATGGGTGTCCTTTTCAATACTACCAACCCTCTCAGGAGCAGCCAGTGGAGCGATCCGATCATCCTAGATCTCAGCGAAATTGACCCAGACCTCTTctgggatgatgatggcaaaACATACCTTACTACTGCCGGTATCACCCTTCAGGAAATAAATCTCGAAACTGGCCAACTTGGGGAAGCATCCAATATTTGGAATGGAACTTCTAACGAGTGGCCCGAGGGACCTCACATCTACAAAAAGGATGGATGGTATTATCTCTTAATTGCCGAAGGTGGAACAAGCCAGAAGCACGCCGTATCCATAAGTCGGTCCAAAGAAATTAAAGGGCCCTATACGGCATACGAGCGCAATCCCATACTTACCAATCGAGATACGACCGAATACTTTCAGAGTGTTGGCCACGCAGATTTGTTCAAGGACTCAAATGGAAATTGGTGGGGGTTGTGCCTCGCAATTCGATCAGGGCCCTCTTATGAGTACATGCCAATGGGTCGAGAGGCTGTTCTCTTCAACGTAACCTGGAATACAGAAGAATGGCCGAAACTGGAACCCATTCGTGGCCGAATGCCCCCAGCTCCATTACCTAGATTGGGCTCGCCAGCTTCGAATAAAGGACCTAACGTTTCCGGGAATGATCGATTTGACTTTACAAAAGTTACCAAAATCCCATCCAGCTTTGTTCACTATCGTGTGCCACCGCAAAATGCCTTTTTGTTGTCTAATAGAGGCTTGAAAGTCCGCCCTAGTCGAGCCAATCTCACAGGAGACTCCTTGTCAACTGAAGCAGAGCTCACTGGACAAAATGGCCTCAGTCTCGTTGGCCGGAGACAGTCACATACCCTGTTCAATTTCTCGATTGGCATTGACTTCTGGCCGCGTTTGATAGGGCAGGAATCAGGTTTGACTGTGTTCAGAACACAACTGGAACATATAGACCTCAGCTTAGTACGCGTACCGACGACAAGGACCATTAATTCTTTCTCCAATGTTGTTTTTCGACTCAGTGGAGTGAGTCCCAGCAGAAATATTACGACACACCTTACACCAGTACCGAAGGGCTGGGAGAAGACCACAATCAGACTGGAAGTCTCATCGCCCGATGACTCCAAATACGTCTTTACTGCTAGGTCAATGGCAGCGCTTGGGCCGCGGGTGGTAATCGGAACTGTTACCACATCAGCTGTAAGTGGCCGTGGTGGTAGTGGGTTCTTTGTTGGATCTATCTTGGGTGCATTTTCCAGTTGTAATGGAGCAGGTTTCGGCAAAGAGTGCCCTCAGGGTGGAGACTTGCTGATCAAGACATGGGTTTACACTGGTGTTGGTCAGAAGATCTCATCCGTCGAAATCATTCCCATGAGTGGCCCTACCTCCTACTAA
- a CDS encoding glycoside hydrolase superfamily, producing the protein MCSYLSFFKQNQFHIHLNDNLFINFDLYTRKQIHELYSGFRLNSANPALAGLASPVNESYTHAQFDWLQQKCASRGVTIVPEIDTPAHSLAIAKWKPEIALINNPSMLNISHPDTIPTLKTIWRTFLPWFKTKVIHLGADEYNITMVSEYNKLVDEMYDFISGSEKQARVWGTFPPSRGGKYTKDITIQHWAPYEDNAYFDFIMKGYKVLNSDFMFYISSKWHGYFGQTLNKTLIFSGDPSGGPFAPHIFDTKNGTNNAPRDSPGVTGYIAAQWSDYGPSASTYLEAYYAWRNELPALADKVWGGNLLEAEYDSVFEKLIPIIPGQNLDRRVKSNTSLILDYHFSNVPPARPNLVRDTSGNGYDAVNYGCKIHGSEVYISSDCYLETPLSSKGRNYTLSFWVYPESTKPGELFSGLDSSLHLGYGTNSNVTLLSGNNDYSLNYSLPTKVWTHVQLSGRGGSTLLTVFEKKVNRTMEFLVEVKPNGVSGSNGVMSIWRPIAIEAPLRRIGKGFIGRMRDISLRGSK; encoded by the coding sequence ATGTGCTCCtatctttctttcttcaaacAGAATCAGTTTCATATCCATCTAAACGacaatctcttcatcaatttCGATCTTTATACGAGAAAGCAGATACATGAACTGTACTCAGGCTTCAGGTTGAACTCAGCAAATCCCGCACTTGCTGGTTTGGCATCACCCGTCAACGAATCGTATACTCATGCCCAATTTGATTGGTTACAACAGAAGTGTGCCTCTAGGGGTGTTACTATAGTTCCTGAGATTGACACTCCAGCGCACTCCCTGGCTATCGCCAAGTGGAAACCCGAGATTGCATTGATCAATAATCCCTCCATGTTGAACATCAGTCATCCTGACACCATTCCCACCCTGAAGACCATTTGGAGGACGTTTCTTCCATGGTTCAAGACAAAGGTTATACATCTTGGAGCTGATGAGTACAACATAACCATGGTGTCTGAGTATAATaagcttgttgatgagatgtaCGACTTCATTTCAGGATCCGAAAAACAGGCTCGAGTCTGGGGAACATTTCCGCCCAGCAGAGGAGGTAAATATACCAAGGACATCACTATCCAGCACTGGGCACCCTATGAGGACAATGCCTACTttgacttcatcatgaagGGGTACAAGGTTCTCAACTCGGACTTCATGTTTTACATCAGTTCCAAGTGGCATGGATATTTCGGTCAAACATTGAACAAAACCCTTATCTTTAGCGGCGATCCCAGCGGCGGACCCTTCGCCCCTCATATCTTTGACACAAAGAACGGGACGAACAATGCACCGCGTGATAGCCCGGGTGTCACGGGATACATCGCTGCGCAGTGGTCCGATTATGGTCCTTCAGCATCAACCTATCTGGAGGCGTACTACGCGTGGCGTAACGAACTACCAGCCTTGGCCGACAAGGTCTGGGGTGGAAATCTTCTGGAAGCAGAGTATGATTCTGTTTTCGAAAAGTTGATCCCCATCATCCCAGGTCAAAACCTTGATAGGCGAGTTAAGTCTAACACCAGTCTCATCCTCGACTATCATTTCAGTAATGTACCCCCGGCCCGGCCAAACCTCGTGCGGGACACTTCTGGCAATGGATACGACGCCGTAAACTATGGGTGTAAGATCCACGGGTCTGAGGTTTACATCTCATCAGACTGTTATCTGGAGACGCCGCTCAGCAGCAAGGGTCGAAACTACACACTTTCATTTTGGGTCTACCCAGAATCTACCAAACCTGGCGAACTGTTCTCCGGATTAGACTCTTCTCTGCATCTTGGATATGGAACCAACTCCAACGTTACCCTCCTCAGTGGTAATAATGACTACTCTCTCAACTATTCGCTGCCCACTAAAGTCTGGACCCATGTACAGTTGTCCGGGCGCGGAGGCTCAACTCTTCTCACGGTGTTCGAGAAGAAAGTTAATAGGACGATGGAATTCTTAGTTGAGGTTAAACCCAACGGGGTATCGGGGAGCAATGGCGTCATGTCGATCTGGAGACCGATTGCTATCGAAGCGCCGCTGAGAAGGATTGGTAAAGGCTTTATAGGAAGAATGAGGGATATCTCGCTCAGAGGGAGCAAATGA
- a CDS encoding glycoside hydrolase superfamily, with translation MKPFRHFVCQLVAFCLLAAELSSSAPSASVNSTANAQLQNLVTWDGDSIRVHGERIMFFSGEVHPFRLPVPGTWLDIFQKLRAGGFSGASFYLMWGLLEGQPVHVRTEGVFALEEFFQAASEAGIYLLARPGPYINAEVSGGGFPGWVQRLKGTIRTNDSEFTESTMAYLSHVGGIIAKAQITNGGPVILVQPENEYSICSTYASGNITGCLQPDYMEFIESQLRNAGVTVPFISNDGVPVGNWAPGSGAGAVDIYGMDHYPFSWGVGCDNPSNWARGEWLLNNINATVQKRISPNTPFAMTEYQGGAADFWGGTGVESCTALINHEFARVFNKLIYGLKATVVNFYMIFGGTNWGNLGHAKGYTSYDVGAAISENRAIDREKYSELKLQGYFFQSSPSYLESSPDNGTFGKFTDSRKVVVTQLKSTKTAYYIVRQADHTARVPNFYSLAIPTSKGKLTVPRLGGQLILNGRDSKIHVVDYPVGNANLVYSTAEVMAWRRFKSRTVLILYGGDGETHEFAVEHEHECPESSGGNRFRCRSIDSLLTINWDVQPEGQVLRFSSGLEVHLLWRKDAYNYWILDLPAPAPINNYTSFSRLESTNSSVIIKAGYLMRTARMSEGALFLTGDVNRTTEVNIVGAPVIPTKLYYNGQRVHTTGKGSQISSLIEYRDPKILLPDLSSLEWRYLDTLPEVHTGYDDSKWVPCTNMHTNNTRTLTTPTSLYASDYGFHSGSLLYRGHFTATGHESSLLISTQGGEGFGHSIWLNSTFLGSWPGQTGVLSRNQTFSFPGKLQAHKPYVVTFSDAQEMKEPRGILDYKLSGHTRKSDISWKLTGNLGGEHYQDHSRGPLNEGSLYVERKGFHLPGAPTGKWEKTKLNGLSQAGIGCFATTFNLDFPLGYDIPISLGIKNTTMPAENNDVGRKAVANFRIQIFVNGWQLGKYVNNLGPQTSFVLPEGILNHHGPNYIVLTLWCLDRSGVKLEGVSLEVDAVIQSGKRETRLVEGSRFSHRPYAY, from the exons ATGAAACCTTTTCGTCATTTTGTTTGTCAACTCGTCGCGTTCTGCCTATTGGCGGCCGAGCTGTCAAGCTCTGCACCAAGTGCGTCTGTTAATAGTACCGCAAATGCTCAGCTTCAAAATCTTGTAACCTGGGATGGGGACTCGATCCGGGTTCACGGAGAACGGATTATGTTCTTTTCCGGAGAAGTACACCCCTTCCGCCTTCCTGTACCGGGCACTTGGCTTGATATCTTCCAGAAACTGAGAGCAGGTGGTTTCTCCGGAGCTTCCTTTTATCTTATGTGGGGACTGTTAGAGGGCCAGCCTGTTCATGTACGGACTGAAGGCGTCTTCGCTCTGGAAGAATTCTTCCAAGCGGCGTCGGAAGCGGGTATCTATCTGTTGGCTCGGCCAGGCCCTTACATCAATGCCGAGGTATCAGGAGGTGGTTTCCCGGGCTGGGTGCAGCGCTTGAAGGGAACCATACGTACAAACGACTCGGAATTCACCGAATCCACCATGGCATACCTTTCTCACGTTGGTGGCATCATTGCAAAAGCCCAGATCACGAATGGTGGGCCTGTGATTCTTGTCCAGCCTGAGAATGAGTATTCGATTTGTTCGACATATGCTTCTGGAAATATCACGGGTTGCCTACAGCCAGACTACATGGAGTTCATAGAATCGCAGCTTCGGAATGCCGGTGTTACAGTTCCATTTATCAGCAACGATGGTGTGCCGGTAGGAAACTGGGCTCCCGGTTCTGGAGCTGGGGCTGTAGACATATATGGGATGGACCACTACCCATTCTCTTGGGGTGTTGGCT GCGACAATCCTTCCAACTGGGCGCGTGGCGAATGGCTTCTGAATAACATCAATGCTACAGTCCAGAAAAGAATAAGTCCAAATACCCCATTCGCAATGACGGAGTATCAAGGAGGAGCAGCAGACTTTTG GGGTGGAACTGGCGTCGAATCTTGCACGGCTTTAATTAATCACGAGTTTGCTCGGGTCTTTAACAAGCTTATTTATGGTTTGAAGGCTACAGTTGTCAACTTTTACATG ATATTCGGGGGTACCAATTGGGGTAACCTGGGGCATGCAAAGGGCTACACCTCATACGACGTGGGCGCAGCAATCTCAGAGAATCGTGCTATTGATCGCGAAAAGTATAGTGAACTTAAGCTCCAAGGCTATTTCTTCCAGTCGTCACCTTCTTATCTTGAATCTTCTCCTGACAATGGCACTTTTGGGAAGTTCACCGACAGCCGCAAGGTGGTAGTAACTCAGCTGAAATCTACCAAGACAGCCTACTACATTGTGAGGCAAGCAGACCATACCGCTCGCGTTCCAAACTTCTATTCTTTAGCCATTCCCACGAGCAAAGGCAAACTGACTGTCCCGCGGCTTGGAGGTCAATTAATCCTAAATGGCCGAGATAGCAAGATTCACGTTGTGGATTACCCCGTTGGCAACGCCAATCTTGTCTACTCCACAGCAGAAGTCATGGCATGGCGACGGTTCAAATCGCGGACAGTTCTTATCCTCTACGGGGGAGATGGTGAAACACATGAATTTGCCGTCGAGCATGAACACGAATGCCCAGAATCTAGTGGGGGAAACCGTTTTAGATGCCGCTCGATCGATTCACTGCTTACTATCAACTGGGATGTGCAACCTGAGGGTCAGGTTCTCCGCTTTTCTTCAGGGCTCGAAGTCCATCTTCTCTGGCGAAAAGATGCTTACAACTACTGGATACTGGATCTCCCTGCACCAGCGCCCATAAATAACTATACATCGTTCTCTAGGCTGGAATCTACCAACTCTAGCGTCATTATCAAGGCCGGCTATCTTATGAGAACTGCCAGGATGTCGGAGGGTGCTCTGTTTCTCACTGGAGACGTGAACCGAACAACGGAAGTAAATATCGTTGGGGCTCCCGTGATCCCCACTAAGCTGTACTACAACGGTCAGCGGGTTCATACTACGGGCAAAGGATCGCAAATCTCAAGCCTGATAGAGTACCGAGACCCAAAGATACTTTTACCGGATCTTAGCAGCTTGGAATGGAGATATCTCGATACACTACCGGAAGTGCACACTGGGTATGATGATTCGAAGTGGGTTCCCTGCACAAACATGCATACAAACAACACCCGCACCTTGACTACCCCCACCTCACTATACGCCAGTGATTATGGTTTTCACTCAGGTTCCTTGTTATACCGAGGACATTTTACTGCTACAGGGCATGAGTCGTCGCTGTTGATCTCGACGCAGGGGGGAGAGGGTTTTGGACACTCCATTTGGCTGAACTCGACATTCCTTGGCTCCTGGCCTGGCCAAACCGGGGTACTCTCTCGAAACCAAACATTTAGCTTTCCTGGGAAGCTCCAGGCACATAAGCCTTACGTCGTTACT TTCTCAGATGCTCAAGAAATGAAGGAACCTCGCGGAATTTTGGACTACAAGCTTTCCGGCCATACCAGAAAATCAGATATCTCCTGGAAATTGACAGGAAACCTTGGCGGAGAACATTACCAGGACCATAGCAGAGGGCCTCTGAATGAGGGAAGCCTATATGTCGAAAGAAAAGGTTTTCACCTACCGGGGGCTCCTACGGGTAAATGGGAAAAGACTAAGCTTAATGGCTTGAGCCAAGCCGGCATTGGCTGTTTTGCAACGACGTTCAATCTTGACTTTCCACTCGGTTACGATATTCCTATCAGCCTGGGTATCAAAAACACGACGATGCCTGCGGAGAATAACGACGTTGGCAGAAAGGCGGTTGCGAACTTTCGGATCCAGATTTTTGTCAACGGATGGCAGCTGGGTAAATATG TGAACAATTTGGGCCCTCAAACCTCGTTCGTGCTGCCTGAAGGGATACTCAACCATCACGGCCCCAACTATATAGTTTTGACGCTGTGGTGCCTGGATAGATCTGGAGTGAAGCTTGAAGGGGTTTCGCTAGAGGTTGATGCCGTGATACAGTCAGGAAAGAGGGAAACAAGACTGGTTGAAGGCAGTAGATTTAGCCACAGGCCATATGCTTACTAA